The following are from one region of the Acidobacteriota bacterium genome:
- the hutH gene encoding histidine ammonia-lyase — MLEITGHGLRLEDFAAIVRDGEGCRLGDDARTAMERACRVIGRAAAGGGAVYGVNTGFGDLARVRIPSEQLSSLQARLLLSHAAGIGEALPDEAIRGMLLLRSSTLAQGNSGIRPRVVESLLTLLDKDILPTVPSRGSVGASGDLAPLSHLALPIIGRGQVHLGERAVGGPDSAPMPASEGLRLAGLEPLDLGPKEGLALINGTQAMTSLLALAVLDARRLARIADLVGALATDALRGTDSAFDARIHALRPHPGQGASAGNLWRLLAGSEIRESHRGESDLRVQDPYSVRCMPQVHGAARDLLADIAAKVEIEMNSVTDNPLVFAADDEAAGEIISGGNFHGAPMAMAADVLAMAVTELASISERRTEKLTNTAFSGLPPFLVRDAGLNSGFMIAQVTAAALVSENKTLCHPASVDSIPTSADKEDHVSMGMWAALKARQAVDNARKVLAIELVSAAQGIDLLRPLRSSEPLESLHRLVRQRVERWDEDREMAPDLAAAEDLLRGPDLDPLLGDLA, encoded by the coding sequence TTGCTGGAAATCACCGGACATGGGCTCCGCTTAGAGGACTTTGCCGCCATCGTTCGGGATGGCGAGGGCTGCCGGCTCGGCGACGACGCCCGCACGGCGATGGAACGTGCCTGCCGGGTGATCGGGCGGGCGGCTGCGGGTGGGGGCGCGGTGTACGGCGTGAACACCGGTTTCGGAGATCTAGCGCGGGTGCGTATTCCTTCGGAGCAGCTCTCCAGCCTGCAGGCCCGGCTGCTGTTGAGCCACGCGGCCGGTATCGGCGAGGCGCTGCCCGACGAGGCGATACGCGGCATGTTGCTGCTGCGCTCGAGCACCCTGGCGCAGGGCAATTCCGGCATTCGGCCGCGGGTGGTGGAATCGCTCCTGACCTTGCTGGACAAGGACATCCTGCCGACGGTGCCGAGCCGGGGCTCGGTGGGAGCCAGTGGCGATCTGGCGCCCCTTTCGCACCTGGCACTACCGATCATCGGCCGCGGCCAGGTGCATCTCGGCGAGCGTGCCGTGGGTGGGCCGGACTCTGCGCCGATGCCCGCCAGCGAGGGCCTGCGGCTGGCCGGTCTGGAGCCCCTCGATCTGGGTCCCAAGGAGGGCCTGGCGCTGATCAACGGCACCCAGGCGATGACCTCGCTGCTCGCCCTGGCGGTGCTCGACGCCCGCCGGCTGGCGCGCATCGCGGACCTGGTGGGTGCCCTGGCAACGGATGCCCTGCGGGGAACGGATTCCGCCTTCGATGCGAGGATTCACGCCCTCCGCCCGCATCCCGGCCAGGGAGCGAGCGCCGGCAACCTGTGGCGGCTGCTCGCCGGCTCGGAGATTCGCGAATCGCACCGTGGCGAGAGCGATCTCCGGGTGCAGGATCCCTACAGTGTCCGCTGCATGCCGCAGGTCCACGGCGCGGCGCGGGATCTGCTGGCGGATATCGCCGCCAAGGTCGAGATCGAGATGAACTCGGTGACCGACAATCCGCTGGTCTTTGCAGCGGACGACGAGGCGGCGGGCGAGATCATTTCCGGCGGCAATTTCCACGGCGCTCCGATGGCCATGGCGGCCGACGTGCTGGCGATGGCGGTGACGGAGCTGGCCTCGATCAGCGAGCGGCGGACAGAAAAGCTCACCAACACCGCCTTTTCCGGCCTGCCGCCGTTTCTGGTACGCGACGCCGGTCTCAATTCGGGCTTCATGATCGCTCAGGTGACGGCGGCGGCGTTGGTGAGCGAAAACAAGACCCTCTGCCATCCCGCGTCGGTGGATTCCATCCCGACTTCGGCGGACAAAGAGGACCACGTTTCGATGGGTATGTGGGCGGCTCTCAAGGCGCGGCAAGCGGTGGACAATGCCCGCAAAGTGCTGGCGATCGAGCTGGTGTCCGCCGCGCAGGGCATCGATCTGCTCCGCCCGTTGCGTTCGAGTGAGCCTCTGGAGAGCCTCCACCGGTTGGTGCGACAACGCGTCGAGCGCTGGGACGAAGACCGTGAGATGGCACCGGACCTGGCCGCCGCGGAAGATCTTCTCCG